GTAAGCAAATCATCGACATAGAAgtctttcttaaaaattcgCGACGCATTTGGAAATCTATTACGTTCGTCCTCGGCTAGTTGCTGCAGACATCGTACCGCTAAAAATGGAGCCGAAGCAGTTCCATACGTGACTGTATTCAATTGAAATGTTTGTATTGATTCTTCTTTCGAATCGCGCCATaagattttttgaaatttcgcaTCATCAGGATGCATTTTAATTCGTCTAAACATTTTCTCTATGTCGGCCGTTAGGACGAACATGTGCAAGCGAAATCGTATTAAAATAGCCCATAAATTATCCTGAATGGTGGGACCGACCAAAAGGGCGTCATTTAAAGATATGCCCGAGGAGGATTTTGCCGAAGCGTCGAAAACTACTCTGACCTTGGTAGTGGAACTGCACTCTTTTATTACCGCGTGGTGTGGCAGGTAAAAATCCTTGCCATCTTGCGCCTCGCTGACCTTTGCCATGTGGCCTAATGCTAGGTATTCCGACAGGaattttttgtattgtataaaaagATCAGGATCTTTGCCGAATTTGCGTTCGAGTGAATAGAATCTCTTGAGAGCA
This Augochlora pura isolate Apur16 unplaced genomic scaffold, APUR_v2.2.1 APUR_unplaced_6292, whole genome shotgun sequence DNA region includes the following protein-coding sequences:
- the LOC144478016 gene encoding uncharacterized protein LOC144478016 is translated as MAKVSEAQDGKDFYLPHHAVIKECSSTTKVRVVFDASAKSSSGISLNDALLVGPTIQDNLWAILIRFRLHMFVLTADIEKMFRRIKMHPDDAKFQKILWRDSKEESIQTFQLNTVTYGTASAPFLAVRCLQQLAEDERNRFPNASRIFKKDFYVDDLLTGASTLNEAISLRIELIALAKLGGFHLRQWASNNHKLISDLKDHNDQQALCLDLSQTKKTLRVSWNPSSDSITYADIWKSKVTWDQPIPQDIAQ